Proteins encoded in a region of the Streptomyces liliiviolaceus genome:
- a CDS encoding MarR family winged helix-turn-helix transcriptional regulator, with translation MAAVEKPEQQLVDRWRDILAVHARTLCELDRALHRHGLGASDFEVLDVLAAGASADGGNAYRVQEIAERVHLSQSALSRLIGRLEKDGLVERCMCPEDRRGVRVSLTAKGRALHAEVLPLQRAVLGRMLAGGSDSRD, from the coding sequence ATGGCGGCTGTGGAGAAGCCCGAGCAGCAGCTCGTGGACCGATGGCGCGACATCCTCGCGGTGCACGCGCGCACGCTGTGCGAACTCGACCGCGCCCTGCATCGACACGGTCTGGGCGCCAGCGACTTCGAGGTCCTCGACGTACTGGCCGCGGGCGCGTCCGCGGACGGCGGGAACGCCTACCGCGTCCAGGAGATCGCCGAGCGGGTGCATCTGAGCCAGAGCGCGCTGTCCCGGCTGATCGGCCGCCTGGAGAAGGACGGCCTCGTGGAGCGCTGCATGTGTCCCGAGGACCGGCGGGGCGTCCGCGTGTCCCTCACGGCCAAGGGGCGCGCCCTGCACGCTGAGGTGCTGCCGCTCCAACGGGCCGTGCTGGGGCGGATGTTGGCGGGCGGGTCAGACTCGCGGGACTGA
- a CDS encoding NAD(P)-dependent oxidoreductase, with product MIPGEAVEAPGEPGERGGRPRTAEWCPPHRTDREVDVMTDKLTVSVLGTGIMGAAMARNLARAGHSVRAWNRSRDKAEPLAADGAHIAGTPAEAVEGADVVLTMLYDGPAALDVMRQASPALRAGTSWIQSTTAGLDGVGQLAEFARKKGLAFYDAPVLGTRQPAEAGQLLVLAAGPVDGRDTVTPVFDAVGARTVWTGEDGAAGSATRLKLVANNWVIAATSATGETLALAKALGVEPRSFFDAIAGGPLDMGYLHAKSALILEDRLSPAAFAVSTAGKDARLIVEAGEQHGVRLDVAAASAERFERAAAQGHADEDMAAAYFASFDEGSGESTTR from the coding sequence GTGATTCCGGGAGAAGCCGTTGAGGCTCCGGGCGAGCCGGGGGAACGCGGCGGTCGGCCGCGCACGGCAGAGTGGTGTCCACCGCACCGAACGGATAGGGAAGTTGATGTCATGACCGACAAGCTCACTGTCAGTGTCCTGGGCACCGGGATCATGGGGGCCGCGATGGCCCGTAACCTCGCGCGTGCCGGGCACAGCGTCCGGGCCTGGAACCGCAGCCGGGACAAGGCCGAACCGCTCGCCGCCGACGGTGCGCACATCGCCGGGACGCCCGCCGAGGCCGTGGAGGGCGCCGACGTCGTGCTGACCATGCTGTACGACGGGCCCGCCGCGCTCGACGTGATGCGGCAGGCCTCGCCGGCCCTGCGCGCGGGCACGTCGTGGATCCAGTCGACGACCGCGGGCCTCGACGGCGTCGGCCAACTGGCCGAATTCGCCCGCAAGAAAGGCCTCGCCTTCTACGACGCGCCCGTGCTCGGCACCCGACAGCCCGCCGAGGCCGGGCAGTTGCTCGTCCTCGCCGCGGGTCCGGTCGACGGCCGGGACACGGTGACACCGGTCTTCGACGCGGTCGGCGCCCGTACGGTGTGGACCGGGGAGGACGGGGCGGCGGGCAGCGCCACCCGGCTCAAGCTCGTCGCCAACAACTGGGTCATCGCCGCCACCAGCGCGACCGGCGAGACCCTCGCCCTGGCCAAGGCGCTCGGTGTGGAGCCGAGGAGTTTCTTCGACGCCATCGCCGGCGGCCCGCTCGACATGGGGTATCTGCACGCCAAGAGCGCCCTCATCCTGGAGGACCGGCTGTCGCCCGCCGCCTTCGCCGTGTCCACCGCGGGCAAGGACGCCCGCCTCATCGTCGAGGCCGGTGAGCAGCACGGGGTCCGCCTCGATGTCGCCGCCGCGAGCGCGGAACGCTTCGAGCGGGCCGCGGCGCAGGGTCACGCGGACGAGGACATGGCTGCGGCCTACTTCGCGAGCTTCGACGAGGGTTCCGGGGAGTCGACCACTCGGTAG
- a CDS encoding MFS transporter, giving the protein MTSPLTTSASQGRWTPRLWGTLLVLCAAMFLDALDVSMVGVALPSIGSELDLSTSTLQWIVSGYILGYGGLLLLGGRTADLLGRRQVFLVALAVFALASLLGGLVDSGPLLIASRFIKGLSAAFTAPAGLSIITTTFPQGPLRNRALSIYTTCAATGFSMGLVLSGLLTEASWRLTMLLPAPIAVLALIAGLKLIPRSERDRTHRGYDIPGAVIGTASMLLLVFTVVEAPEVGWTSARTLLSFLAVAVMLTVFVRVELRSASPLIRLGVLRSGDQVRAQLGAMMFFGSYVGFQFLVTLYMQSLLGWSALHTALAFLPAGALVALSATKMGAIVDRFGTPRLLVLGFALMVVGYALFLRVDLDPVYAAVILPSMLLIGAACALVFPSLNIQATNGVDDHEQGMVSGLLNTSVQVGGAIFLAIVTAVVTANSSGSASPQAVLDSYRPGLVVVTAVAVAGLLITATGLRRQRTPQTTILVAKSDPAPETTPQPQPQERKADARVTSRD; this is encoded by the coding sequence ATGACCTCTCCGCTCACCACCTCCGCGTCCCAGGGGCGCTGGACGCCCCGCCTGTGGGGCACCCTGCTGGTGCTCTGCGCCGCGATGTTCCTGGACGCGCTCGACGTGTCGATGGTCGGCGTCGCCCTGCCGTCCATCGGTTCCGAACTGGACCTCTCCACCTCGACCCTGCAGTGGATCGTCAGCGGCTACATCCTCGGCTACGGCGGCCTGCTGCTCCTGGGCGGCCGCACCGCCGATCTCCTGGGCCGCCGCCAGGTCTTCCTGGTCGCCCTCGCCGTCTTCGCCCTCGCCTCACTGCTCGGCGGGCTCGTCGACTCCGGGCCGCTGCTGATCGCAAGCCGGTTCATCAAGGGCCTGAGCGCGGCGTTCACCGCGCCCGCCGGGCTGTCGATCATCACCACGACGTTCCCGCAGGGCCCGCTGCGCAACCGCGCCCTGTCGATCTACACCACCTGCGCCGCCACCGGATTCTCGATGGGCCTCGTCCTGTCCGGGCTGCTCACCGAGGCCAGCTGGCGGCTGACCATGCTGCTGCCCGCGCCCATCGCGGTCCTCGCCCTGATCGCCGGCCTCAAGCTCATCCCGCGCAGCGAACGCGACCGCACCCACCGCGGCTACGACATCCCCGGCGCCGTCATCGGCACCGCCTCCATGCTGCTGCTCGTCTTCACCGTCGTCGAGGCACCCGAGGTGGGATGGACCTCGGCCCGTACGCTGCTGTCGTTCCTCGCGGTCGCGGTCATGCTCACCGTCTTCGTCCGCGTCGAGCTGCGCAGCGCGAGCCCGCTGATCCGGCTCGGTGTGCTGCGCTCCGGCGACCAGGTCCGCGCCCAGCTCGGCGCCATGATGTTCTTCGGCTCGTACGTCGGCTTCCAGTTCCTCGTCACGCTGTACATGCAGTCGCTGCTCGGCTGGTCGGCCCTGCACACCGCGCTCGCCTTCCTGCCCGCGGGCGCGCTCGTGGCGCTCTCGGCGACGAAGATGGGGGCGATCGTCGACCGGTTCGGCACGCCACGACTCCTCGTCCTGGGCTTCGCCCTGATGGTCGTCGGCTACGCGCTGTTCCTGCGCGTCGACCTCGACCCCGTGTACGCGGCGGTGATCCTGCCGTCGATGCTGCTGATCGGCGCGGCCTGCGCGCTGGTCTTCCCGTCGCTCAACATCCAGGCCACCAACGGCGTCGACGACCACGAGCAGGGCATGGTGTCGGGTCTGCTCAACACCTCGGTGCAGGTGGGCGGGGCGATCTTCCTGGCGATCGTGACGGCCGTCGTGACGGCGAACTCGTCCGGCAGCGCCTCGCCCCAGGCGGTCCTGGACAGCTACCGGCCCGGTCTCGTCGTGGTGACCGCGGTCGCCGTGGCGGGCCTGCTGATCACGGCCACCGGACTGCGGCGGCAGCGTACGCCGCAGACGACGATCCTGGTCGCCAAGTCCGACCCGGCCCCGGAAACGACGCCGCAGCCGCAGCCGCAGGAGCGAAAGGCCGACGCCCGCGTGACGTCACGCGACTGA
- a CDS encoding carbonic anhydrase, which yields MISDPAPHIPADIRADATTPARRSLLRAALTGTAVLGAGLTVGAGSAVAAAPAAARKRPTTAEEALRELSAGNRRWRTFREKHPDESPAVRQALTTGQHPFALLLGCIDSRVPPELVFDQGLGDLMTVRSAGQVLDEAVLGSLAYGVLELGIPLLMVLGHQSCGAVKATVEADESGARLPRHIQYLADQISPAIDRTEEGDARVDATIDANIRLVHSRLAADPDLAAKVDSGALKIVGARYELSTQLVHGVS from the coding sequence GTGATCTCTGACCCAGCACCTCACATACCCGCCGACATACGCGCCGACGCGACGACCCCCGCCCGGCGCTCCCTCCTGCGTGCCGCCCTCACCGGGACCGCGGTTCTCGGAGCGGGACTGACCGTCGGCGCCGGATCCGCGGTTGCCGCGGCCCCCGCCGCCGCGCGCAAGCGGCCCACCACCGCCGAAGAGGCCCTGCGGGAGCTGTCGGCGGGCAACCGCCGCTGGCGCACCTTCCGCGAGAAGCATCCCGACGAGTCACCCGCCGTCCGGCAGGCGCTGACGACCGGTCAGCACCCCTTCGCGCTCCTGCTCGGCTGCATCGACTCCCGGGTCCCCCCGGAGCTGGTCTTCGACCAGGGCCTCGGCGATCTGATGACCGTGCGCAGCGCGGGCCAGGTTCTCGACGAGGCCGTGCTCGGCAGCCTCGCCTACGGAGTGCTCGAACTGGGCATCCCGCTGCTCATGGTGCTCGGTCACCAGTCGTGCGGTGCCGTGAAAGCGACGGTCGAGGCGGACGAGTCGGGGGCGCGACTGCCCCGCCACATCCAGTACCTGGCCGACCAGATCAGCCCGGCCATCGACCGCACCGAGGAGGGTGACGCACGCGTCGACGCGACGATCGACGCCAACATACGGCTCGTCCACTCACGGCTCGCGGCGGATCCCGATCTCGCCGCCAAGGTGGACTCGGGGGCGCTGAAGATCGTCGGTGCCCGCTACGAACTGAGTACGCAACTCGTGCACGGCGTCAGCTGA
- a CDS encoding DUF6332 family protein, with protein sequence MGHSRGRRTQSERDAITVEIGYALASAVFAAAVLFGVLAGPALLFDLPTTVEKVLLAAGTVLAATLFFLRVISVLVRFRQGPQPSQPGRTRPDS encoded by the coding sequence ATGGGACACAGCAGGGGGCGACGGACGCAGTCCGAGCGGGACGCGATCACCGTGGAGATCGGATACGCGCTGGCCAGCGCCGTGTTCGCCGCGGCCGTGCTGTTCGGGGTCCTGGCCGGTCCCGCACTGCTCTTCGACCTGCCGACGACGGTCGAGAAGGTCCTCCTCGCCGCCGGGACGGTGCTCGCGGCCACTCTCTTCTTCCTGCGGGTGATCTCGGTGCTGGTCCGCTTCCGGCAGGGGCCTCAGCCCAGCCAGCCCGGTCGGACCAGACCGGACTCGTAG